The Methylomusa anaerophila genome has a segment encoding these proteins:
- a CDS encoding adenosylcobalamin-dependent ribonucleoside-diphosphate reductase, producing the protein MEPVLTLEANTVLKARYLKDNETAGELFRRVACHVARAESFYGCSSEAAGQEYYRLMAGLEFLPNSPTLFNAGKTNGQLAACFVLPIGDSLAGIFETLKNTALIHQSGGGTGFSFSRLRPAGDTVNSTGGVASGPVSFMEIYDAATQIVKQGAARRGANMAILRIDHPDIRQFITVKRKRDILNNFNLSVGITDQFMQAVKKGDDYSLVNPRDNTIAERVAARELFDLLAEMAWENGEPGLFFLDAVNRANPTPALGEFEAPNPCSEQPLLPYESCVLGSINLTKMLLPVDGEKVVFDYEKLRRTVRLAVRFLDNVIDVNNYPLPEVERATGLTRKIGLGIMGLSDLFIRFNIPYASQQAVDMTASIMHFITEEARRISSELGEARGSFPEFANSIYPKLGFKTLRNATVTTIAPTGSISIIAGCSSGIEPLFGLAMTRRVLDGRLIASVNQVVVDYLIKGNLWSDEVEAAIMGTGSVAGLNLPLPVKQTLATAHEISAEWHVAQLAAAQCHTDNGVSKTVNLPHNATREDVANVFWRAFINGCKGVTVYRDGSRDQQVLTQGAEACEECGSQ; encoded by the coding sequence ATGGAACCGGTACTAACGTTGGAAGCCAACACTGTTCTTAAAGCCAGATATCTTAAAGATAATGAAACTGCCGGCGAGTTATTCCGGCGAGTGGCTTGCCATGTTGCCCGGGCAGAGTCTTTCTATGGCTGTAGCAGCGAAGCAGCCGGTCAGGAGTACTATCGTCTGATGGCCGGCCTTGAATTTTTACCCAATTCGCCTACCTTGTTTAATGCCGGCAAAACCAACGGACAGTTGGCGGCCTGTTTTGTTCTTCCGATCGGGGATTCATTGGCCGGTATTTTCGAAACATTGAAAAATACCGCCCTCATTCATCAAAGCGGTGGCGGAACAGGATTTTCTTTTTCCCGGCTGCGACCGGCAGGTGACACTGTTAACAGCACCGGCGGCGTAGCCAGCGGTCCGGTATCTTTCATGGAAATATATGACGCTGCCACCCAAATTGTCAAGCAGGGAGCGGCCCGGCGAGGCGCCAATATGGCGATTCTGCGCATCGACCACCCTGATATCCGGCAGTTTATTACTGTTAAGCGAAAAAGAGATATACTGAATAACTTTAACTTATCTGTGGGAATAACCGACCAATTTATGCAGGCTGTAAAAAAGGGCGACGACTATAGTCTTGTTAATCCTCGTGACAATACCATAGCTGAACGGGTAGCGGCCAGGGAGCTATTTGATCTTTTGGCGGAAATGGCATGGGAAAACGGTGAACCGGGACTTTTCTTTCTTGACGCAGTGAACCGGGCTAATCCCACCCCGGCTTTAGGCGAATTTGAGGCGCCGAATCCCTGTTCTGAACAGCCTTTATTACCGTATGAATCTTGTGTTTTAGGATCCATCAATCTTACAAAAATGCTTTTACCGGTGGACGGGGAAAAAGTAGTTTTTGATTATGAAAAACTGCGGCGGACTGTCCGTCTGGCGGTACGCTTTCTCGACAATGTCATTGATGTTAATAACTATCCACTGCCTGAAGTGGAAAGAGCTACCGGGCTAACCCGGAAAATTGGCTTAGGCATTATGGGATTGTCTGACTTATTTATACGTTTTAACATTCCTTATGCCAGTCAACAAGCGGTAGATATGACTGCGAGTATTATGCACTTCATAACGGAAGAGGCCAGGAGAATTTCCTCCGAATTAGGAGAAGCGAGAGGCAGCTTCCCTGAATTTGCCAACAGCATCTACCCCAAACTGGGCTTTAAAACTCTGCGTAATGCCACTGTTACAACCATTGCGCCCACAGGCAGTATTAGTATAATTGCCGGATGTTCCAGCGGCATTGAACCGCTCTTCGGTTTGGCCATGACCCGGCGGGTGCTTGACGGGCGTCTGATAGCCAGTGTCAATCAAGTGGTAGTCGATTACTTAATTAAGGGAAATCTGTGGTCGGATGAAGTAGAGGCCGCTATTATGGGTACAGGAAGTGTGGCGGGTTTGAATTTGCCTTTACCTGTAAAACAAACTCTGGCCACTGCCCACGAAATCAGCGCCGAATGGCATGTGGCGCAGTTGGCGGCAGCCCAATGCCACACCGATAACGGCGTGTCCAAAACCGTAAACTTACCGCATAATGCAACTCGCGAGGATGTGGCCAATGTATTTTGGCGAGCTTTTATCAATGGGTGTAAAGGAGTAACAGTATATCGTGACGGCAGCAGAGACCAGCAGGTTCTTACCCAGGGGGCAGAAGCCTGCGAGGAATGCGGCAGTCAGTAG
- a CDS encoding TIM barrel protein: protein MFAHFGPAGNPDAFYEAGFKASAQMPAWLAGQNLTAYEYQCSRGANVREETARLVGEKAAQYGVKLSIHAPYYISLATEDETTAANTQKHFLKTLEIASWMGADRVIFHIGGIGKQGRPQAMETAKGAFAKVLESVVARGLNNILLAPETMGKRNQLGTLEEVLEFCQMADWMIPAIDFGHLHAVSGGRYTTKEEFESVFDRVEEVLGSHIAGNAHIHFSRIEFTKAGEKRHWTFQDPYGPPHEPLLAVIAERKYTPRIICESAGTQARDAKIMQDAYRAMLNKSNNYLTTSK from the coding sequence ATGTTTGCCCATTTCGGACCAGCAGGTAATCCGGACGCCTTCTATGAAGCCGGATTTAAGGCATCGGCTCAAATGCCGGCGTGGCTGGCGGGTCAAAATTTAACCGCTTATGAATATCAATGCAGCCGCGGGGCGAATGTCCGGGAAGAAACAGCCCGGTTAGTTGGTGAAAAAGCTGCGCAATATGGTGTGAAACTTAGTATACACGCACCATATTACATAAGTTTGGCGACAGAGGACGAAACTACGGCTGCCAATACCCAAAAACACTTTCTAAAGACTTTGGAGATTGCTTCGTGGATGGGAGCCGACCGGGTAATATTCCATATCGGCGGCATTGGCAAGCAAGGGCGGCCGCAGGCCATGGAAACGGCCAAGGGGGCGTTTGCCAAAGTGCTAGAGTCAGTCGTGGCCCGGGGATTAAATAATATTTTGCTTGCGCCTGAGACTATGGGTAAACGAAATCAATTGGGTACATTGGAAGAAGTCTTGGAGTTCTGCCAAATGGCCGACTGGATGATTCCGGCAATCGATTTCGGCCATCTCCATGCGGTTAGCGGCGGCCGGTATACAACAAAAGAAGAATTTGAATCAGTATTTGACCGGGTAGAGGAGGTCCTCGGCAGCCACATTGCGGGAAACGCGCACATCCATTTTAGCCGAATCGAATTTACCAAAGCAGGCGAAAAAAGACACTGGACATTTCAGGACCCTTATGGTCCGCCCCATGAACCCCTACTGGCCGTCATTGCTGAACGAAAATATACTCCGAGAATTATCTGTGAATCAGCGGGTACTCAGGCAAGGGATGCAAAAATTATGCAGGATGCATATAGGGCTATGTTGAATAAAAGCAATAATTATCTGACGACTTCTAAGTAG
- the trmL gene encoding tRNA (uridine(34)/cytosine(34)/5-carboxymethylaminomethyluridine(34)-2'-O)-methyltransferase TrmL, whose protein sequence is MHIVLVEPEIPGNTGNIARLCAATGCELHLVKPLGFSIEDRYLKRAGLDYWHLVKVHVHENFTEVTEKYKDRRFYFNTTKAGRHYSEITYCTDDMLVFGKETAGLPPAVLAANSQSCIRIPMIHGARSLNLSNAVAIVTYEALRQQKFSGLD, encoded by the coding sequence ATGCATATTGTGCTCGTTGAGCCGGAAATACCTGGTAATACCGGAAATATAGCCAGATTGTGCGCGGCAACCGGCTGTGAATTACATCTGGTGAAACCCTTGGGATTCTCTATTGAAGACCGGTATTTAAAACGGGCTGGTCTTGATTACTGGCATTTGGTTAAGGTGCATGTACATGAGAATTTTACTGAGGTGACGGAAAAATACAAGGACCGCCGTTTTTACTTTAACACGACTAAGGCTGGCAGACATTACTCCGAAATCACTTATTGTACGGATGATATGCTGGTGTTCGGCAAGGAGACGGCGGGTTTACCGCCAGCGGTCTTAGCAGCCAATAGTCAAAGTTGTATCCGCATCCCAATGATTCATGGCGCAAGGTCGCTTAATTTATCCAATGCCGTTGCTATTGTTACCTACGAAGCATTACGCCAGCAAAAATTTTCCGGCTTGGATTGA
- the murB gene encoding UDP-N-acetylmuramate dehydrogenase codes for MTKADTQPVFLNELKSIIPPSRLLLGEPLARHTTFRIGGPADYLVFPASANEVNDVLNAARMHDIPVTVLGNGSNVLVLDGGIRGLVLKFGREISCIKHFNCTVTAGAGALLADVSKYAARQGLTGLEFAVGIPGSIGGAVFMNAGAYEGEISQVVTAATAVCADGRVQRFSKNELKFGYRRSVFQENGCIICEVELTLNNGENSLILSRMGDLTLMRETKQPLEMPCAGSTFKRPPGHFAGTLIEKAGLKGFAIGGAQVSTKHAGFIVNAGGATAGEVLALINHVQDKVYEKFGVTLQPEIRVIGEK; via the coding sequence CTGACAAAAGCGGACACGCAACCAGTCTTCTTGAATGAATTAAAGTCAATTATTCCGCCATCACGCCTTCTATTAGGGGAACCATTAGCCCGACATACTACTTTTAGAATTGGAGGTCCGGCAGATTATCTGGTTTTTCCGGCGTCTGCCAATGAAGTGAATGACGTGTTGAATGCCGCGAGGATGCATGATATACCTGTCACTGTTTTGGGCAACGGTTCAAATGTCCTGGTGCTGGATGGCGGAATACGTGGCTTAGTCTTGAAATTTGGCCGGGAAATCAGCTGCATCAAGCATTTCAATTGTACTGTTACCGCCGGCGCCGGCGCCTTGCTTGCGGACGTATCCAAATATGCTGCCCGGCAAGGACTAACGGGCCTTGAATTTGCTGTCGGCATTCCTGGCAGTATCGGTGGCGCTGTTTTCATGAATGCGGGGGCTTACGAAGGGGAAATAAGCCAAGTTGTCACCGCCGCCACGGCAGTTTGTGCCGATGGCAGAGTACAGCGCTTCAGCAAGAACGAATTGAAGTTTGGTTACCGCCGTAGTGTGTTTCAGGAAAATGGCTGTATTATCTGCGAAGTGGAACTTACACTTAATAATGGAGAAAATAGTCTCATTCTCAGCCGGATGGGTGATCTTACACTTATGCGTGAGACCAAACAGCCCTTGGAAATGCCATGTGCCGGTAGTACATTCAAACGTCCGCCGGGGCATTTTGCCGGTACCTTGATTGAAAAAGCGGGATTGAAGGGATTTGCTATCGGCGGAGCACAAGTCTCAACGAAACACGCAGGGTTTATTGTGAATGCAGGAGGTGCTACGGCGGGAGAAGTATTGGCGCTTATTAATCATGTGCAAGATAAGGTGTACGAAAAATTTGGCGTCACTTTACAGCCTGAGATCCGGGTGATTGGTGAAAAATAA
- a CDS encoding acyl-CoA dehydratase activase-related protein produces MSGIVHKPVVGLPRGLLYYYYGAAWVKFFESLGAQVIVSGPTTKETLDLGGVIDEVCLPLKVYFGHVFHLCRRVEYLFVPRIISVSPGQYTCPKLIGLPDLLRGNVPDLPELLSVDVSLKQGKGHLYQAVVNIGRRLGKSPWSCLQAWYRACSGKNRWEFYRNSSSPGMRLRIGLIGHSYLIHDPLISMGIIDKLTQLETDVITPAMISRRQANHAAGSLHKRIFWSYCHQLAGAALAMIEQPAVDGLIFMTSFSCGPDSLIGEIIKQRASAADVPFMLLSVDEHTADAGIVTRLEAFTDMLQRRKRD; encoded by the coding sequence TTGTCTGGTATTGTTCATAAGCCGGTTGTCGGTTTGCCGCGAGGCCTTCTATATTATTACTACGGTGCGGCCTGGGTTAAGTTTTTTGAGAGTCTTGGGGCCCAAGTTATTGTTTCAGGGCCTACGACCAAAGAGACTCTCGATTTGGGCGGAGTGATCGATGAAGTATGTCTGCCGCTTAAGGTGTACTTCGGTCATGTGTTTCATTTATGCCGCCGCGTGGAGTATTTGTTTGTGCCAAGAATTATCAGTGTGTCTCCGGGACAGTACACTTGTCCCAAACTGATTGGACTGCCGGACCTTTTGCGTGGTAATGTGCCTGATTTGCCTGAGTTGCTTTCTGTTGACGTAAGTTTAAAACAAGGTAAAGGACATTTGTATCAAGCAGTTGTGAATATCGGACGCAGGCTCGGTAAGAGTCCCTGGTCCTGCCTGCAAGCCTGGTATCGGGCTTGCAGCGGCAAAAACCGGTGGGAGTTTTATCGCAATTCAAGCTCTCCCGGAATGAGACTCAGGATAGGTCTGATCGGTCATTCCTATTTGATTCATGACCCGCTAATCAGTATGGGTATTATAGACAAATTAACTCAGCTTGAGACTGATGTCATAACTCCGGCGATGATCAGCCGCCGGCAGGCAAATCATGCGGCCGGCAGCCTTCATAAGCGGATATTTTGGTCTTATTGCCACCAGCTTGCCGGTGCGGCGCTGGCCATGATTGAGCAGCCGGCAGTGGATGGTTTAATTTTTATGACTTCTTTTAGTTGCGGGCCGGACTCATTAATAGGCGAAATCATCAAGCAGCGAGCGTCTGCCGCTGACGTTCCTTTTATGCTGTTGTCAGTTGATGAACACACGGCGGATGCAGGAATAGTCACACGTCTTGAAGCATTTACCGACATGCTGCAGAGGAGGAAAAGAGATTGA
- a CDS encoding cell division protein SepF yields the protein MAFSLIDKLTNFLMPLEETATEPESSTAMNGRENIQEATERKHHLRVHTAAVLKIFVDVPTCFDDVQLYADHLKSNAAIVVNYHQVDSETQQRISDFLNGVCYILGGMVQRVSEQVVIYAYANIEIDKKIYAYSVPTYVRVKGE from the coding sequence ATGGCATTTAGTTTAATTGATAAATTGACAAACTTTTTAATGCCGCTTGAAGAAACGGCTACGGAGCCGGAAAGTTCAACTGCGATGAACGGACGGGAAAATATTCAGGAAGCGACTGAACGGAAACATCACCTGCGGGTACATACTGCCGCTGTTTTAAAAATATTCGTTGACGTGCCTACTTGTTTCGATGATGTGCAATTATATGCAGATCATCTGAAGTCTAATGCAGCTATTGTCGTAAATTATCATCAGGTAGATTCAGAAACCCAGCAGCGAATCAGTGACTTTTTGAATGGTGTGTGTTACATTTTAGGGGGAATGGTCCAGCGAGTATCAGAGCAGGTTGTAATTTATGCCTATGCTAACATTGAAATTGACAAAAAGATTTATGCCTATTCTGTTCCTACCTATGTGCGGGTAAAAGGTGAATAA
- the typA gene encoding translational GTPase TypA has translation MNRTELRNIAIIAHVDHGKTTLVDAMLKQSGVFRVNEQVAERVMDSNELERERGITILSKNTAVMYKGTKINIVDTPGHADFGGEVERVLNMVDGVLLLVDAFEGPMPQTKYVLRKALEQKLKAIVVINKIDRPDQRVEEVVDEVLELFIELEANDDQLDFPVVYAAARDGIAKMAMAENSGNLVPLFECIMENIPSPQGDIDGSLQVMITTLDYDDYVGRVAIGRVVRGRITSGQNVLLVNGEAEVKAKISRLYSYEGLKRTEINEAALGDIIAITGLEDVNIGDTVADPDSPEALPAIRIDEPTLSMLFSVNNSPFAGREGEYVTSRHLRDRLFREAETNVSLHVTETDSPDVFEVAGRGELHLSILIETMRREGYEMQVSKPKVIYKEINGQHCEPMEFLTIDVPQEFMGSVMEALGTRRAELVNMIELAGYLRMEFIIPARGLIGFRSEFLTNTKGNGIMHHVFHGYAPYKGDIPGRTRGALVAFEDGETTGYGINSVQERGIMFLAPGQAVYQGMIVGENSREMDMDINPCKKKHVTNMRASGSDDAIRLTPPRVLSLEQALEYINDDELVEITPRSIRLRKAILDRHTRGRERKNAQQ, from the coding sequence ATGAATCGTACCGAGCTACGCAATATTGCGATAATTGCCCATGTCGATCATGGAAAAACCACCCTGGTGGATGCTATGCTAAAGCAGAGCGGTGTGTTTCGCGTCAATGAGCAGGTGGCTGAACGGGTTATGGACTCTAACGAACTGGAGAGAGAACGTGGAATCACTATTTTATCCAAAAACACCGCAGTAATGTATAAAGGAACGAAGATTAATATTGTGGACACACCCGGCCATGCGGATTTCGGCGGTGAGGTGGAGCGGGTCCTGAATATGGTGGATGGGGTTTTGCTCCTTGTTGATGCGTTTGAGGGGCCGATGCCGCAAACAAAATATGTGCTCAGGAAAGCTCTGGAGCAAAAGTTGAAAGCTATTGTTGTGATTAACAAAATTGATCGTCCGGACCAGCGGGTCGAAGAAGTGGTTGACGAGGTTTTGGAACTTTTCATTGAACTTGAAGCCAACGATGATCAACTGGACTTTCCTGTTGTTTATGCAGCCGCCAGGGACGGTATAGCTAAAATGGCCATGGCCGAGAACAGCGGCAACCTTGTTCCTTTGTTTGAATGTATCATGGAAAACATTCCTAGTCCCCAGGGCGATATCGACGGTTCGCTGCAGGTGATGATTACCACGCTGGATTATGATGATTATGTAGGTCGTGTTGCCATTGGCCGGGTGGTGCGCGGGCGTATAACGAGCGGGCAAAACGTTCTGCTGGTGAATGGGGAGGCGGAGGTGAAAGCTAAAATTAGCCGCCTATATAGCTATGAAGGACTGAAACGTACGGAGATTAACGAAGCCGCGCTGGGTGATATTATTGCCATTACCGGCTTAGAGGATGTAAATATAGGCGATACGGTGGCCGACCCTGACAGTCCCGAAGCACTGCCGGCCATTCGTATTGATGAACCCACGCTGTCAATGCTCTTTTCTGTCAATAACAGTCCTTTTGCCGGCAGAGAAGGAGAGTATGTTACTTCCCGTCATTTGCGAGACAGGCTTTTTCGGGAAGCGGAGACAAACGTAAGTCTTCATGTTACGGAAACAGACAGCCCGGATGTCTTCGAAGTGGCTGGCCGGGGTGAACTGCATCTGTCGATACTGATTGAAACCATGCGGCGCGAAGGCTACGAAATGCAGGTCAGCAAACCGAAAGTGATCTACAAGGAAATCAACGGGCAGCATTGTGAACCGATGGAGTTTTTGACTATCGATGTACCACAGGAATTTATGGGATCCGTCATGGAAGCCCTTGGCACCCGGCGAGCCGAATTGGTTAATATGATTGAATTGGCCGGCTACTTGCGCATGGAATTTATCATTCCTGCCCGGGGACTAATTGGATTTCGTTCCGAATTTTTGACTAATACTAAAGGTAACGGTATTATGCATCATGTATTTCATGGTTATGCTCCCTATAAGGGAGACATTCCCGGACGCACACGCGGCGCCTTGGTTGCTTTTGAGGATGGCGAAACTACCGGTTATGGCATTAATAGCGTCCAGGAACGGGGAATTATGTTTTTAGCCCCTGGACAGGCAGTATACCAGGGGATGATTGTCGGGGAAAACTCCCGTGAAATGGACATGGATATCAACCCTTGCAAGAAAAAACATGTTACCAACATGCGCGCATCCGGTTCCGACGATGCTATCAGACTTACGCCACCCCGGGTATTAAGCCTGGAGCAAGCGTTAGAATATATTAACGATGATGAACTGGTTGAAATCACTCCCCGAAGCATTCGTTTGCGCAAAGCAATTCTTGACCGCCATACCAGGGGACGTGAGCGGAAAAACGCTCAACAGTAA
- a CDS encoding MBL fold metallo-hydrolase RNA specificity domain-containing protein produces MRLTFLGATGMVTGSSYLLEVGEGKFLVDCGMFQGSKAITALNSQPFFYDPASINGVLLTHAHIDHSGLLPRLCKSGFKGPIHATKVTVELCGIMLPDSGHIQEFEAEIANRKGQRAGKKPVEPLYTVDDAYSCLKQFSPVAYNTELKLSPEVTVKFQDAGHILGSSMLEIWVTENGKTVKLLFSGDLGQPDQPIIKDPTIIDHADYIIVESTYGAREHDDEDPVEVLAKAINDTVSKGGNIIIPSFAVGRTQTILYYLHELFKDKLIPDIPVIIDSPLAISATDIFMHNTQEYDSEAYDMFYSEHDNPLYLPQLTFTKTSEESKAINKMDRPAIIISASGMADAGRILHHLKHNLWRPQCAVLFVGYQAQGSMGRRLLDGVKKVKIMGEDISVKAKIYNLEGFSAHADRDQLLAWLSNFKTKPANIFIVHGEKDMSEPFAILLQERLEVSTYIPKYTDSALIDGKDFHIEPSHFIMVDPVMQQLRDLLDEMEREFVDYRRRLEEVSVVGSGNSKGQEILRCLKKIRTFAKKTIDDVI; encoded by the coding sequence ATGCGTCTTACATTTTTGGGTGCAACCGGTATGGTTACCGGATCGTCTTACCTTCTGGAAGTTGGGGAGGGGAAGTTTTTAGTGGACTGTGGAATGTTTCAAGGGTCGAAAGCGATTACCGCTTTGAACTCCCAACCTTTTTTTTATGATCCTGCCTCTATTAACGGCGTACTATTAACCCACGCTCATATTGATCATAGTGGTTTGTTGCCCCGCCTCTGCAAGTCCGGCTTTAAAGGGCCCATTCATGCTACCAAAGTAACTGTTGAGCTTTGTGGCATCATGTTGCCGGATAGCGGTCATATCCAGGAATTTGAAGCAGAAATAGCTAACAGAAAAGGGCAAAGGGCTGGTAAAAAACCTGTTGAGCCTTTGTATACGGTCGATGACGCCTACTCTTGTCTTAAACAGTTTTCACCAGTGGCCTATAATACAGAGCTGAAATTGTCGCCGGAAGTTACGGTCAAATTTCAGGACGCCGGTCATATACTCGGCTCATCCATGCTGGAAATTTGGGTCACGGAAAATGGTAAAACGGTTAAGCTGTTGTTTTCCGGCGATCTTGGCCAGCCCGATCAGCCGATTATTAAAGATCCGACGATAATTGACCATGCCGATTACATAATCGTTGAATCTACATACGGAGCCCGGGAGCATGATGATGAGGACCCGGTGGAGGTTCTGGCTAAGGCAATTAACGATACCGTAAGCAAAGGCGGCAATATTATCATTCCCTCCTTTGCCGTTGGCCGTACGCAAACGATTCTGTACTACCTTCACGAGCTTTTTAAAGACAAACTGATTCCGGACATTCCGGTCATTATTGATAGCCCCTTGGCTATTTCCGCCACCGACATATTCATGCACAATACTCAGGAATATGACAGTGAAGCCTATGATATGTTTTACTCTGAGCACGATAATCCGTTATATTTGCCACAGCTTACTTTCACCAAAACTTCCGAAGAATCGAAAGCTATTAACAAAATGGACCGACCGGCCATTATCATCTCCGCCAGCGGTATGGCTGATGCCGGACGCATTCTCCATCATTTGAAACATAACCTGTGGCGGCCGCAATGCGCTGTCTTATTTGTTGGCTATCAGGCCCAGGGAAGCATGGGCAGACGCCTACTGGACGGAGTCAAGAAAGTAAAAATCATGGGGGAGGATATTAGTGTTAAAGCCAAAATCTATAACCTAGAAGGCTTCTCCGCTCATGCGGATAGGGATCAGCTACTCGCTTGGTTAAGTAATTTTAAAACCAAACCGGCTAATATTTTCATTGTTCACGGCGAGAAAGATATGTCTGAACCGTTTGCCATACTTCTTCAGGAACGCTTGGAAGTTTCGACCTACATCCCCAAGTATACCGATTCAGCGCTCATTGATGGCAAAGACTTCCATATTGAACCTTCCCACTTCATTATGGTAGACCCGGTAATGCAGCAACTTCGCGATTTATTGGACGAAATGGAGAGAGAATTCGTGGACTACCGGCGAAGATTGGAAGAAGTCAGTGTTGTTGGCAGCGGCAATAGTAAAGGGCAGGAAATTCTTCGCTGTTTGAAAAAAATCCGGACTTTTGCCAAAAAGACTATCGATGATGTAATATGA
- a CDS encoding acyl-CoA dehydratase activase-related protein: MPVQVGIPRALLYHEFGSFWETFFANSGIKFKTSAATNKQILNRGVQQAIDESCLPLKIFLGHVESLLDTCSHIFVPRITSLHRDFFMCAKFAGLPDIVKNTFSLPADRVIAPNIDSLSLTSQWQALHSACRQMEISAIKGCLAYYSAKRSWEKSHSSQKSDITGTVALIGHSYILKDPFFRQDILNILSAKKVRIITPDDIPSRELYRCAQVFQPDIYWQLSAKLAGAARLFSSQPDINGLMTLSSFGCGPDSLVNEYIEHKVLKPSNKPFITVNMDEHTGSAGLITRIEAFLDLVDWRSKR; the protein is encoded by the coding sequence ATGCCTGTTCAGGTAGGTATTCCCAGAGCTTTACTCTACCACGAGTTTGGAAGCTTTTGGGAAACTTTTTTCGCCAATTCCGGGATTAAATTCAAAACCTCAGCCGCAACCAATAAACAAATACTTAATCGCGGCGTGCAGCAAGCGATTGATGAGTCATGTCTGCCGCTAAAAATCTTTCTAGGACATGTAGAATCGCTTTTGGATACCTGCAGTCATATTTTTGTCCCGCGGATCACCAGCCTCCACCGTGATTTTTTTATGTGTGCCAAGTTTGCAGGCCTGCCTGACATCGTAAAAAATACTTTTAGCCTGCCGGCAGACCGAGTTATTGCTCCTAACATTGATAGCCTGTCATTGACAAGTCAATGGCAAGCCCTGCATTCCGCCTGCCGCCAGATGGAAATTTCCGCTATTAAAGGGTGTTTGGCATATTATTCCGCCAAGCGGAGCTGGGAAAAAAGTCATAGTTCCCAAAAGTCCGACATAACCGGTACAGTCGCTCTCATTGGCCATAGTTATATCCTTAAGGACCCTTTTTTTCGCCAGGATATCTTGAACATACTCAGCGCCAAAAAAGTAAGGATCATTACCCCTGACGACATTCCCAGCCGGGAATTATACCGCTGCGCCCAAGTGTTTCAGCCTGATATTTACTGGCAGTTATCGGCCAAGCTCGCCGGCGCAGCGCGCCTTTTCAGCAGTCAACCGGATATTAACGGACTGATGACGCTATCGAGTTTTGGCTGCGGTCCTGACTCGCTTGTAAACGAATACATTGAGCACAAGGTCTTAAAACCCAGCAACAAACCGTTTATTACGGTTAACATGGATGAGCATACCGGCAGCGCCGGCCTGATCACCAGAATTGAAGCCTTCCTAGACTTGGTGGACTGGAGGTCAAAACGATGA